Proteins from one Bacteroides mediterraneensis genomic window:
- a CDS encoding XRE family transcriptional regulator yields the protein MKQIFSQRLKSARLMNGLSMDSLCEKINNIVSKQSISKYEKGIMMPESTILIALSKALNVNVDFFFRPYNVTVEDIEFRKKSKLKASSLKSIKEKVIDEIERYMEIENLLHMENSFHIVYKDIIKEKNDAITVACRLRNDLKLGEDAISNITFLLEENGIKVVHLDAEVEFDGLSGFINKTTPFIIVNKNATAERQRFTALYELGYLLLNFAQELQDKEREKLCNVFVNEMLIPTSEFIRLIGISRKDISLQELIFIQMQFGISIDTLMHKAKEVGIITEQRYKGYCIKKKNSTYFSEQIKKTRYPQEQSYRFLGLVYKAISQEIISISKASSLLNCSVNEIHSSLNFI from the coding sequence ATGAAACAGATATTTTCACAGCGACTTAAAAGTGCCAGACTTATGAATGGTCTATCTATGGATAGTCTTTGCGAAAAAATTAATAATATCGTATCGAAACAGTCTATCTCAAAATATGAGAAAGGTATAATGATGCCTGAGAGCACTATACTTATCGCCTTATCCAAAGCACTTAATGTAAATGTGGATTTTTTCTTTCGTCCATATAATGTGACAGTAGAAGACATTGAGTTTAGGAAAAAGAGTAAACTTAAAGCATCGTCATTAAAAAGCATTAAGGAAAAGGTTATAGATGAAATAGAGAGATATATGGAAATAGAAAATCTGTTGCATATGGAAAATTCTTTTCATATAGTTTATAAAGATATTATTAAGGAAAAGAATGACGCAATCACTGTAGCTTGTAGATTACGAAATGACTTGAAACTGGGAGAAGATGCTATCAGCAATATTACTTTCCTTCTTGAAGAAAATGGTATCAAGGTAGTACATCTGGATGCAGAAGTTGAATTTGACGGATTAAGTGGATTTATAAATAAAACGACTCCTTTTATCATCGTTAACAAAAATGCAACAGCAGAAAGACAGCGATTCACAGCCTTGTATGAATTAGGATATCTATTATTAAACTTTGCCCAAGAGCTACAGGATAAGGAAAGAGAAAAGTTATGCAATGTCTTCGTTAACGAAATGCTTATACCGACCTCGGAGTTTATCAGACTTATAGGCATATCCAGAAAAGATATATCATTGCAAGAACTCATATTTATCCAAATGCAGTTTGGCATATCCATTGATACACTCATGCATAAAGCAAAAGAGGTAGGTATTATCACTGAACAAAGATATAAAGGGTACTGTATCAAGAAAAAAAATTCTACCTATTTTAGTGAACAGATTAAGAAAACACGTTATCCTCAAGAGCAAAGTTACCGGTTCTTAGGATTGGTTTATAAGGCTATATCTCAAGAGATAATATCTATTAGCAAAGCATCTTCCCTATTGAATTGCTCTGTAAATGAAATACACTCATCATTAAATTTTATTTGA
- a CDS encoding GyrI-like domain-containing protein, with protein sequence MNDLAQYTKQINVVLDYINTHIDEKLDIQLLAHQTNLSVYHFHRIFTSVMGEPLAKYIMRKRLEQAAIQLQNDLQKPVTDIALEYGFNSVNVFCRNFKKHFGITAETYRNKIRQKDSKNRTLEHIISQQSRSYSHYFCQRKTLKIGDKFMICNFEIKHLSAIHVVYCRHYGTYTTMQKSFEKLLHWAYPKGLVTTEEFHLASIYHDDPNITTEEKRISDACLIVKNPVKTDGEISAYTIPAGQYAVGHFEILWDEFQTSWECMFRLIDEHGCRCCGLPFEVYLNNHETHPEKKWIVDICIPVVSK encoded by the coding sequence ATGAATGATTTAGCTCAATATACAAAACAAATTAATGTTGTTCTAGATTATATCAATACCCATATTGATGAAAAACTTGATATACAATTATTAGCACACCAAACAAATCTATCAGTTTATCACTTTCACCGTATTTTTACTAGTGTAATGGGTGAACCATTAGCTAAATATATCATGCGAAAACGACTAGAACAAGCTGCTATTCAATTGCAGAACGATTTGCAAAAGCCAGTTACAGATATTGCTCTTGAATATGGTTTTAACTCCGTTAATGTATTTTGTCGTAACTTCAAAAAACATTTTGGTATAACTGCCGAGACTTACAGAAACAAAATTCGACAAAAAGATAGCAAGAATCGTACATTAGAACACATAATTAGTCAACAAAGCCGTTCATACTCTCACTATTTTTGTCAGCGTAAAACATTAAAAATAGGAGATAAATTTATGATTTGTAATTTTGAAATCAAACATTTGAGCGCAATTCATGTAGTGTACTGTCGTCATTATGGAACATATACTACCATGCAGAAGTCATTTGAAAAACTATTACATTGGGCATATCCCAAAGGTTTAGTAACAACAGAAGAATTTCATTTAGCTTCCATTTACCATGATGATCCAAATATAACAACAGAAGAAAAACGTATATCGGATGCTTGTTTGATAGTCAAAAATCCGGTAAAGACAGACGGAGAAATTAGTGCTTACACTATTCCTGCCGGACAATATGCCGTAGGACATTTTGAAATTTTATGGGATGAATTCCAAACTTCTTGGGAATGTATGTTTCGCTTAATAGACGAACATGGTTGTCGATGTTGTGGTTTACCTTTTGAAGTATATTTGAATAATCACGAAACACATCCAGAAAAGAAATGGATCGTAGATATTTGCATTCCTGTAGTTTCAAAATAA
- a CDS encoding RteC domain-containing protein, whose translation MKDRVDKILKQVEVDISKIDLYSYNIIETSLSMVHHLQGILTDLRNQLQTYVFSSKEEEIFFFKNQKPELLSRLLYFHKIYRIEAQCPTGSNEVIKLYINKELDNLTYFFNRNLDFYQYYRSHSTIYDEHYFLRGNTDIRLYTDSAQLDKDPNFSTGYDYKVAKILANEMLRIYLNKKLQKLENESYIEKQYQSISTKIPIRFTGKKAALIELGYALVSSGDINHGNIEIKEFMNYLSTMFNIDLGGYYDAYIAMKERKDRTSYLNKLIENLSKRMDEDDIR comes from the coding sequence ATGAAAGATAGGGTTGATAAAATATTAAAACAAGTAGAGGTCGATATTTCAAAAATCGACCTCTATAGTTATAATATTATCGAAACTTCTCTTTCAATGGTACATCACTTACAAGGTATTCTAACCGATTTAAGAAATCAACTACAAACATATGTGTTTTCGTCAAAAGAAGAAGAAATATTTTTTTTCAAAAATCAGAAACCGGAATTATTAAGCCGATTGTTATATTTTCATAAGATATACCGTATTGAAGCGCAATGTCCAACTGGTAGTAATGAGGTTATAAAATTATATATCAATAAAGAACTGGATAACTTAACATATTTCTTCAATCGTAATTTAGACTTTTATCAATATTATCGTTCACATTCAACAATTTATGATGAACATTATTTTTTACGTGGCAATACAGATATTCGCCTATATACAGATAGTGCGCAATTAGACAAAGATCCTAATTTCTCAACTGGATACGATTATAAAGTAGCGAAAATACTTGCCAACGAAATGCTACGTATTTATCTCAATAAAAAATTGCAGAAGCTCGAAAACGAAAGCTATATAGAAAAACAATACCAAAGCATCAGCACTAAAATACCCATTCGTTTTACAGGGAAAAAAGCAGCATTAATAGAACTTGGATATGCATTAGTTTCTTCTGGGGATATAAACCACGGAAATATTGAAATAAAAGAGTTCATGAATTATCTTAGCACGATGTTCAATATAGATCTAGGAGGTTACTATGATGCCTATATAGCTATGAAAGAACGTAAAGATCGTACCTCCTATTTAAATAAACTGATAGAAAATCTTTCTAAAAGAATGGATGAGGATGATATAAGATAA
- a CDS encoding helix-turn-helix domain-containing protein: protein MKTISQKLRKLRDAKGYSQEYVAENMGVSPSTVSRIETDCSSARVEQLQAYCNILDITLGELFACDASESKQRKISLSISLNVDSQEDLNRVYEAFKILGHQ, encoded by the coding sequence ATGAAAACGATAAGTCAGAAACTTAGGAAATTAAGGGATGCAAAGGGTTATTCACAAGAGTATGTTGCTGAAAATATGGGAGTTTCACCATCTACAGTATCTAGAATTGAAACAGACTGCAGTTCAGCAAGAGTAGAGCAATTACAGGCATATTGCAATATTTTAGACATTACTCTTGGTGAGTTGTTTGCATGTGATGCAAGTGAATCCAAACAAAGGAAGATTTCACTTAGCATTTCTCTTAATGTAGATTCCCAAGAAGACTTGAACAGAGTTTATGAAGCATTTAAAATATTAGGTCACCAATAA
- a CDS encoding AlpA family transcriptional regulator produces MEVITIDSEAFQSLKEQLNRIESYIERSTTLSKEIDDALELSSKDVMEALAISESTLYRWRKKGIIRYRYAESGDVRYFYNSLFVGIKCYQIKVPAMPKEEALRRLSEFKDNIILNSYMSKDRRNDKQGRNTGPY; encoded by the coding sequence ATGGAAGTAATTACCATTGATAGTGAAGCCTTTCAAAGTCTGAAAGAGCAGCTGAACCGTATAGAGAGTTATATCGAGCGTTCAACTACCCTAAGTAAAGAAATAGATGATGCCCTGGAATTAAGTTCAAAGGATGTGATGGAAGCACTTGCCATATCTGAGTCCACATTATACAGATGGAGAAAGAAAGGCATAATCAGATACAGATATGCTGAATCTGGCGACGTGCGATATTTCTACAATTCACTTTTTGTGGGAATTAAATGTTATCAGATTAAAGTACCGGCAATGCCAAAGGAAGAAGCTTTAAGAAGACTCAGCGAGTTCAAGGACAACATAATTCTAAACAGTTACATGAGTAAAGACAGACGAAATGATAAACAAGGAAGAAATACTGGACCGTACTAA